The window gcattttcGACGACTCACACTTCGTGGGAGTCGTCCCTCATTAGCATGTCTTAGCCTCTAAACTGCTCACTGCagtcctgcaaaaaaaaataataataatgctgtCGACTTTTTCCGCTTTATTAAATGCTCATTTGTTCGTCCTTGTTAAGTCACAAACATGGAGTTTCACACCGCTTGGTAATTTACGTATGTGAAGTTTGGTTTTCTGCCAACGTTTACACTACCGTCAGGCCTAATGAAGACCAAGGACGAGCGTCAAAGTTGTATCCAGTTGTATACGTCAATGTCGGATTatccagaaaatatttataaattaaataatggcTGAATTCTTCCTACCTGGACAGTGCCTTGCTTGGGTATTCAttccttttgaactttttcatattgtGTCACGTTACAACgccacatttctgtgttttatttgatggATCAATACCAAAATCTTTAaagattatgttaaaaaaatatttagaaaaaaacacctCTTCACTctgatacctctaaataaaatccagaatcCGAGAAGCAGCTAGGAGCCTTGTGGCagctttggaggagctgcagagattctcAGCTCAAGTGGAAACAatctgaaacaacaacaactattTGTGCGTTCCACAAAGTTGATGCCTTCTGTCATTTTTCCAACCCTAAAAGTGGTTGGAAAAATGACACATTCCCACGCTGGACCGTAATATTGACAACATCACACTGTAGTGATGTAGAAAACCTGCTATATCTTGCAGAATAGTTGAGGCAGGGCCAAGGTACACTTTCCAGCAGCGTGAAAATCCAGCTAGAAATGGGTTCAATCAAAGCATGCTCATGTGTAAGAGTCGCCCAGACTAAGTCTAGACCTGAATCTGTGGCGAGACTTGAAAAGTGCTGCTCAGATCCGTCAAACTTGACCTTGCTTCAGCTGGTTTGCTAAGAAAAGGGGTAAAAATGTGACAGAGACATACTGCTAAAGAATAGCACGTATTAGTAGATGGCTGCATGTTTTTGCAAATACATTGCTTCTTATTTATGCTTTAAGTTGCTGGCATGTCATGTATAATGACAAGTGTGTAAAAAGTTAGCGGAATTACTTACACCAGTTGCAAtaaccaataaatcaattaattgcatgataaattaaagtgaGGTCAATAATTTCTATTCTGATGATagacttcataatctgtttcatttatggtgttagttgtgtgtgtgtgtgtgtgtgcgcgtttgtttctaataccttgtggggaccattttcctgacatatacaACGTTGttgggacccactgctccttgtggggaccgaagcccggtccccacaaggggaaacactgtttttgggtcaggggtcagatttaggactaaggtgtgaattgagttttggttagggttaggtatgtaatggttaaGGTAAGGGTAAgcgtaaggtttaggctgtagaaatgaatggaagtcaatggaaagtccccacaaagatagctgcgcaaacgtgtgtgtgtgtgtggtttttatttccattttatctgtttttggtcgttctgtgatttatttttttgtctgtctaaattatcttccagttccaattCAATATGTCtcttgaaaatgatctcaaaataacaatattattgtttattgcaataatttcttggacagtTTATCATTAATTTATCatctaaattaattatttattgagACAGATGTAGCATTGCTAACTTAGCAGTTCACTGTAAAATGGAGATGATAACGTAAAGCGATCCCAACTAAACATGGAAGAAAGTATTTGcagtatttttagtttcttgCTTAGATGTAATCACCAATATTTACATGCAACTTTTCAATGTTGCTGCTTGTGTTTTTAGCTACTTGCCACAGTGTCATAAGCCACCTGTTTGAAAAGAGGGTCAACTTAGTGTTGTTTTGTCCGCAGCTTTAGCATTTGATATGCCGAACTAGTTTTGTGGGAGCTTGTGGACGAGAGGACACCGACGAAGGACGAGGATGATGAGCACCAAGAGGAAGGCCGAGAGTCTCCGACCTTGCATCATGAAGTGCGGAGGCTCCCAGGTGGACTCAGAAAGAGACTCTGGATTCTCAGGTTCTCTCCCCGACCCGTAGGGCGTTTTGAGGAAAACTCCAGACATCCATGTGGAACCACAGCTAAAATTTCTGTCTGCCCTACAGACGCCAGCTCAGAACACCAGAGCACCATGGACACCACGGACTCTGAGGATTCTCCTCAGCCCAGAGGGCAGAAAGCGGCGACGGGTGCTGGTTCAGGCCCAAAGCCCTCCCAGCTGGCTGTGGTTGGAGGCTCCTACTCCGGACTCTCGCCTATGATCATAATGAACAACGTTGTGCTCAAGCAGGTAACAAGATGAAACCTCTGCTCTGAAATCTGCAACTTGTGTAGGGATGAAGCAAGcgatttattttagtaattaactgattaatcagatagaaaaatggcacattctgctgattttttttatttatttaaccacttattAGCATTATTTAATACATTATTggaattacataaaaaataccaataaacacataattcaattttatattattgtctaaaatgcaataacacagCATTCTTTTAATGAACACTTGATCATCTGTAGCAAAAGAGGCATCTGCagctataaaaaatataatcataTAAAAATCTCTGCTTGACTTTgacatcaatacagtgtagggctgatctgttgaGTATTTCTTGGATTAGCTGAATAGcaaaaggagattttttttctcctgaattTTAACCAGATAAAGTTAAAACGGCTTAATTACTACTCTAAGTATGATGTTCTTATGGCCTTTATTGAGTCTATATAATCCAgttaataatcgattaatcatttacTAAATCAGTTGACAAGTTATTTCAGTAATAAATCACAATTGATCCATATAATCTTCTTAAACTTTTATGTTAAtgcttctctgctttttcttcAAGTCTCAACTTTGATATTCAGATGAActcttatgtttttgttttatattggtCTTTGAGTGACTTTGAGTGCtcttaaagataaaatgtattaaaataaaaaccttttattatAGTTTAGCAGCAGCATGAATTCTCAGCACCCCAAGTTTAAACGCAAGAGCCGACTAAATATTACATCCAAGTAGTCCTTTGCAAATGCAATATCAGTTATAATAACACTGGGACGACTGTTTGATATACTGTTCAACTTCTCTGAGATGCATTTTGATGTAGTAGAAAAAACAGAGATGTCGACATTGCAcatggaaaatgtatttataaaatgttactGATTTAATTCCAGTTTGCTGAAATGAATgtgatcaaaatgtttgaacTGTTCAGAAGAACACTTGGAGTCAGAAACTTGTTGAGTTTAATGTTGTGTCTTTAGGATATTTCCATAAAACTAATGTAAACAAGTTATTTGTCCCCAAAGATCATCTGGTTTAATTTAGCATTTAAAGATttggaaatgaaatgaagagTAGAAGCGGTTCTATGTGTAAACCTGTCGCCCTCCTTCCTCTGCAGCCTGTGGAGAACCAGCCCTCTCTGAAGCCGTGGGGCTTCAGCCCCGCTGTGGAAGTGGTGCAGCCCGTGGTGCCGCAGTCGCAGGTGGTCTTTCTGCAGCCGGTGGTCTCCCGCCAAGCTTCGCCATCCTCCAAGGAGGCCGCCTCCAAGCACAGACGctctaaaaagtattttccaaTCTTAAAGTCCTACCCTAAGATCGCCCCTCATCCTGGGGACAGCTCTGCTTCCTCGGGAAGAGGaactgcttcttcttcttcttcttcttcttcttcttcttcttccttctccACCACCTCGTCTTCATCGGGGTCAGAGAAATGCAGCTCGTTGACCTCCAACCTTTGGGAACAATGTCCGAGAGAGAAGGTGCAGAGATCTCTGTGTAGCAGCACCAGCAACTCCGGAGCTGCTTCCCCCAGTCTTCCTGGTACTCCCAGTACCATGTCCCCGCTGCTCCAGAGCAGACTCTCCCTCCCCGCAGCAGAAACCAGCAGCGGCGTCACGCCCGCCACAGAGAGGCCTTCGTCGGCGGCCGAGGCCCCGCCCTTCGGTCACTCCACGAACCAGGCGCTCACGCTGGACAGCATCTCCTCTCTGGAGTGCAACGAGAGCGACGGCAACCCGGACACCAAGAGGAAGCGCTTCTGCAACACGTACAACATCCTGAGCAAGTCGGGCCTGCTGGACATCACGCTCCGCACCAAGGAGCTGCTCCGGCAGAACCAAAGCACGCAGAACGAGCTGGACCGGCTGAAGAAGCACACGGACCTGTTCTTCCAGGCGCTGCAGAGCGGGGACACCAGCATCTGCATGAAGCTGCTCACCAGTCTCCGGGAGGAGGACAGGGACAGAGCTGCTCAGCTGTGAGCCGGTAGACTCAGAGGAAGACCAGGAAGTGCGGGGGAGAGGGGGAGGCGCGGCGAGGCAGATGGGCTGAAAGTAATGCGCTCTACATTAGCGACCCCTCCCCCAGACGCGCACAGACGACACACTGTGGCCTACATTTCAGCAGTCATTTGCCTTCGGGTCGGTTCCTGATGCACCAAACTGACCTAAAAATCATCAAAGCACTTGTCCGCTTGCACTCTACTTGTACAATGTTCCGTAACACTGTAGCTGGTTCCTGCAAATTTCCTTCACTAATGCGTCTGAGGAACAGATTCAATCCAAAGTCTTCTTGCAGTGCACAAAAAGAATTTCTAATGTATTTAGTTAATTAAAGCATCAACAAACATTAATTACTACAGACTCCAAAACTCAACTTTCTAGAACCTTTTTATCTAACCAGGCTGTAAAAGGATTCATTCCGACTGTGTGCTAATAAACTGGGTTGTGTTtattagggatgcaccgatccacttttttcacttcagaTACTGATACCaatctgatacagaaaaacagctgaattgacttaaaacatttctttttttttttaaacacagacataaatctACTGAATTACGGATGTATTAGATAACTCTACCAGCCCAGCACACAttaatacaccaatagcttcataatcttggtcaaacatgtaaaaacaactttaatttgttcagttagTGCAATTAGGAGCATAACAGATGATGTAAAATCAATAACAAAGAAACTTATACAATAGGTTGACTACTTTGGTCAAACAGGTAAAAGTAAATTGTAACAgaccttttttttcctaatggttcagaaagtgccaTTAGGAATGCTAAATATAGTGAGGAATAAATATAGCATGATgttgctcagagcacaaagcgtagaattagactgaatagatctacCCTTATGAATTGGACACATTTTCACTGATTTCTTTTCCGTATCGGATcaatacaaatattaatatcggatcggTTCATCTCTAGTGTGTATAGATTATGTCCCCTACTGCTAAGTTGTTCCTCCTCCTGCAGAGATGGTCACAAATGcagtgtttatttcatttttttatttaaatttaacatttttgaaagattAACAAACCTTTACGGCTGTAATCACTTTAATCTGAATGCCAGAATATAAATACTGGAAGATATTCCAACTTTTATGAGTTTAAATCTCTGTTTAAAAGGTCTTTGAGAAGAGCTTTACTTGGTCTGCGTCTCCATGGAGACGCTTAAAGAGGAGGTCCACGCTTCCaatgattacatttttccacGCATTACTGGATTTCatcaatatatttcatttagCATTCTGTAAAACACTTCAATGTCGATTGTTGTCTCCAATCAAAACTACAGAAGTTGACTGAAAATATGAACTTAAAGGAGCGAAAACTGAGAAACGACGGAGTAAAAATTCTGGAGATATTCATCTAGTATGAAACGATTAGCGAAAATGCAGGGAGAGGAAAAACTAACGCAGAAACACAAATTTAGAGGCCAACAAGTTTATTctgtgtggggggaaaaaaagagaatttcaTCCTAATGTGCGCCTGATATTCTGACAACACTTTATATGTCATCTTGTTACATTATCTCTCATTCATTTGACTTTCTAAACATAATTTCACAGGTGTGTTTTACTGACTCCAGGTTTGGACATGTTGAAAATGTTAAGAGCATTTTGCCAGTTTGTAGCATAAAACAGCCAAACGTGCATGAAGTGTACTTATCCTCTGCTTGtctgttttagctgttttatgttgagtgtttttgtgttgtgaTCTCATCAGGTTGGCAGACATTCATGCTCAAATtgactggagaaaaaaaaagcgttTAATGACCAGTTAGATTCCTCTGCAATAACGGTTCACTGTCTTGGAGTTAAAACGTGTTTATTGGTCACTTCTGAACGGGTCTGTACTCTTTCCTTCAGCtttattggttttaaatattcagaagGTGACTGagtctgtttttatgttgtcatttcttctgtattttttttgtatattttttttaaaaaagtgtgtatttaaatttacttttgttCAAAATGACAGAAGTATTAAGGCAGCTACTGATGAAAGCCAGTAGTTTTCAACCTCTTCaatccagattttttattttttttactctaaatttaaatttgttgttaGTAGATCATGgccttaaaattttaattacgTGCAAGTTGAAGAAGAAATTTGCACTGAAATCTAAGAAAAGCTTTGAAACAATTTGTGTCTGAGTTAAATGGCAGCTGTGGAACTGTAGCTTATTTAAGATGAAcatcatttttttacttttttatttttacactcgGTGCATTACCAGACATTACAACTGCACAGCCTGAACGGCGTGGCgatttttatttgatctaaTTGTAGTCAACTCGTAGCTATTTGATATTTGTTGCTCATACTGAGATACAGTGGTCCATATTTAACATCACGCTTAAAATACGAGTTTTATAATATTGCCATCTAAACTGCTGTAAATaggaaaatgttgtttaaaagGTATGCGATGGAgaatgtgagaaaatatttcttcaaagctcaaaagtaatgtttgtttgtaaattacacattttatccCATTTTAATgactatttttgctttaatagaCACATCAACAACTCTGTTCTCCACACTGTCATTTAATATATGAGGCACAGTTCAtactattacatttttttttattattaaatataaagtGGATGTTTTGTGGCTGCTTCACAAAATCGATTTAGCGTGAGCTAAGAGGAGCTTTGTGTTAAAGATGTTGGAGGTCATCATCACTCCTCCCATTGTTTTTCACTGCAGTGCACCATTTCCACTGTCAGTGGACCAGCTTTATGCTGCACAGTCTTTAACGTTTTACGGTCTGTCCCAATATTATATCTGTTCATCTGAATTGACCTCTACATGTTGATAGATATCCGGAAAACCTCACGAGTTGAAAGGTTTTCACCTTCGGACACAAAGACTCGCCAATacaaaccttttttgtttttctctctgataCGAATTACTTGTCTGGTATTTGTCTACAAACAGTCCTGCAGGTGCTGCCTGACCTTTGACTTTGCTGCTCTAAAAGGCCACAGCTTAGATTGTTTCCCCCCCTCTAAACTAAATCAAATTTctcatttgtaatttattatctttaaagccttaaaatgtcCAAGGTAGAGAAGTAAAGCCTTTCcttttgtgaaaacataaacCGGTTTCGCTATTTCAGCTTAGTTTAAATGGTTAATTTGTAGAATGTTTCTGAGACGGAGATTAATAATCTatgatttaatttactttacatAGTCTGATGGCCTTTAGCTGACTCAAAATCTTCCAGTTGGGATGCAGTATATGTGCTCTTGCAATTTAATGAATAACACTAGAAGTCAAAAGATCGCTGCAGTCATTGTGAAGTGGTCATATTTGGTCATGAGAATTTACAGTGTCGGCTTCCAAAATGTTGATTGAAACAAAGTAGTTTTCATGTACAATGGGATACTTTTGAAGTATGCTTGAAAATTGGCAGCTTTAAATTCttttgtctgtgtattttttttttaaatgttaagaaTTGggattgtttattaaaaatgcacgAATGGCGATGTAGATATTGCGAgctaacattttttaaaggtgtaataaaaaaataaacgaGTTAATTTAATCGAGTCATTCTGACTTGCAAGCAATAAGTTCTTGTTTTCTAACATTTGTGGTTGGTGAACATAGAAAACTGACTAAATCATAACTTTGTATGGGTTTTAATGTGAACTCACTTCAATAAGACTGAGTTATGGTTTGGGTTAAtatcctgttttgttttgtatgtttacatttatgatgtaattgcctgtgtaataaatattatttaaaaaaatatatatccatATGAGAACGGTTTCTTATTTggtccatttttttttccagatttttctaaatattaaaaaacgAGGTGCAACCAGTTGCTAAATTGCAAGCTACAAACACCTAAATACATTAATTTTTCTGCCCGTacttaaatttacatttttgaccgCTGGATGGCGACAGTGAGACGCAAGAGTTTTGCGCGGATGAGCAGGAACATTGTACCTCCGGAGCCTCCGTAGATCACAGCTGCCTTCTGTTTTGAGAAATTTCTAAAGCTATTTGGTTGTGTCGCAGTTGCAGCACTGTCGCTATGATGAGCGGTTAGCTTTCTGGCATTGAAGAGTTGAAATAGTTAAGCAGACATACAGTCAGTCGGTGGCCATGTTTCACAGGGAAAGGTAGCTGTATTTTGGAGACTTAGCCCCGGGTAGCTAGTTTTCTCCTGCTAGCCAAGCTAACAAGGTAACCTGTCAGTTTTATCCAGCGCGGTTTTCAATGAACGCCGCCGTGGCATCCTCTCGCCATCAGTTTTGCTGttgttaatttaaaactttgagtgtatgaagctgtttgttgttgctGGTCGTGGGATGAGTTTGACTCAGAGATGACCTACAGCTGCTGACCCACAGGAAGTCTCACCCTTTCACGGTAAGAATCAAGCTCTGCTCTGCTCCTCTCTCTGAGCTGATCTCATGTTTACAGTCACTATGTCGGCTGATTGATTCCTGTGGTATTTGTATTAAACAGCTGAGAGCTTCACATAAGGCTGACTCATGCTTTCTGATGAGCTGGACTCTAAACCAGAGGTGGGTAGAAGCTAGCTTTGTCATTTGCACAGACTGATGGGAGTGTTGAAGTACGTTAAACTGTAGCAGCCAAGCCTAAAGAGTGACATTATTGTAATATTATCATTATGAtggtgatgtttgtttttgtcttgtcagCTGCTGGTGCAGTTTGTCCAGAATGCCTCCATCCCATTGGTCCAGAGTCTGGAGGACTCGGACTCCAAACACTCCTGCCTGCCTCTGCTGGCCCCAGCTGAGAGCTCCCTGTGCTCTCCTCTGGAGCTCACAGGTTGGATCACAGGGCTGCCTCACTGTCGGAcatattgtttacatttaaaggGGAATTATGCTCCAAAGTTTACTGCTGTTGTCAATGAATTACTCTATTTATGCCTCCTTAAATCTGGAAATATAGATTTTAACCAGGTGGTGTTGATTCGTTTTGTGCgcttacttttgttttcttactcTAAAATAGATCAtaatgcacacaaaaaaatgaacaaataagaaCGCATATATTTCTATCGTCCTGACACTC is drawn from Xiphophorus hellerii strain 12219 chromosome 15, Xiphophorus_hellerii-4.1, whole genome shotgun sequence and contains these coding sequences:
- the cipcb gene encoding CLOCK-interacting pacemaker, translating into MMSTKRKAESLRPCIMKCGGSQVDSERDSGFSDASSEHQSTMDTTDSEDSPQPRGQKAATGAGSGPKPSQLAVVGGSYSGLSPMIIMNNVVLKQPVENQPSLKPWGFSPAVEVVQPVVPQSQVVFLQPVVSRQASPSSKEAASKHRRSKKYFPILKSYPKIAPHPGDSSASSGRGTASSSSSSSSSSSSFSTTSSSSGSEKCSSLTSNLWEQCPREKVQRSLCSSTSNSGAASPSLPGTPSTMSPLLQSRLSLPAAETSSGVTPATERPSSAAEAPPFGHSTNQALTLDSISSLECNESDGNPDTKRKRFCNTYNILSKSGLLDITLRTKELLRQNQSTQNELDRLKKHTDLFFQALQSGDTSICMKLLTSLREEDRDRAAQL